The proteins below are encoded in one region of Brassica napus cultivar Da-Ae chromosome A6, Da-Ae, whole genome shotgun sequence:
- the LOC106346890 gene encoding mitogen-activated protein kinase 8 isoform X2, whose protein sequence is MGGGGNLVDGVRRWLFQRPSSSSNIQNEPILLSSATFSNRDQSGDAGDLNELVVSEDFDFTGLKLLKVPKRNHLPMDPQKKEAEFFTEYGEANRYQVQEVVGKGSYGVVASALDTHTGERVAIKKINDVFEHVSDATRILREIKLLRLLRHPDVVEIKHIMLPPSRREFRDIYVVFELMESDLHQVIKANDDLTAEHHQFFLYQLLRGLKYVHAANVFHRDLKPKNILANADCKLKICDFGLARVSFNDAPTAIFWTDYVATRWYRAPELCGSFFSKYTPAIDIWSVGCIFAEMLLGKPLFPGKNVVHQLDLMTDFLGTPPPESISRIRNEKARRYLSSMRKKQPVPFSQKFPKADPLALRLLERLLAFDPKDRASAEDALSDPYFSGLSNSEREPSTQPISKLEFDFERKKLTKDDVRELIYREILEYHPQMLEEYKRGGDQLSFMYPSGVDRFKRQFAYLEENQGKPGAAAGGGRSTALHRHHASLPRERVPAQNGETAEEISDVERRAAAAVASTLESEEADNGGGYSARNLMKSSSISGSKCIGVQSKTDKEDTVAEADDETVTELTDRVSSLQ, encoded by the exons ATGGGTGGTGGTGGGAATCTCGTCGACGGTGTTCGTCGTTGGCTTTTTCAgcgtccttcttcttcttccaataTTCAAAACGAACCCATTCTTCTCTCCTCTGCTACTTTTTCTAATCGAGATCAATCTGGTGACGCTGGAGATTTGAATGAGCTTGTTGTTTCTGAAGATTTCGATTTTACTGGGTTAAAGCTTCTTAAGGTTCCTAAACGTAACCACTTACCCATGGATCCTCAAAAGAAG GAAGCTGAGTTCTTCACGGAGTATGGAGAAGCAAACAGGTACCAAGTTCAAGAAGTCGTTGGTAAAGGAAGTTATGGTGTTGTGGCTTCTGCTCTAGACACACACACTGGTGAAAGAGTTGCCATCAAGAAGATCAACGATGTCTTTGAGCATGTCTCTGATGCAACTAGGATTCTCAGAGAGATCAAGCTGCTGCGGTTGCTTCGTCATCCAGATGTTGTGGAGATCAAACACATCATGCTACCTCCTTCTCGCCGAGAGTTCAGGGATATTTACGTTGTGTTCGAGTTGATGGAGTCTGATCTCCACCAGGTGATTAAGGCCAACGATGATTTGACTGCTGAGCATCATCAGTTCTTCTTGTACCAGCTTCTCCGTGGTCTTAAATATGTTCACGCAG CTAATGTGTTTCATAGGGATTTGAAACCAAAGAACATTCTAGCTAATGCTGATTGCAAATTGAAGATATGTGATTTTGGACTCGCTCGTGTTTCTTTCAACGACGCCCCAACTGCTATATTCTGGACT GATTATGTAGCTACTAGGTGGTATCGTGCCCCTGAACTCTGCGGATCATTTTTCTCcaaa TATACTCCTGCCATTGATATCTGGAGTGTTGGTTGCATTTTTGCGGAAATGCTTTTGGGTAAGCCTTTGTTTCCGGGGAAAAACGTGGTGCACCAATTGGATCTTATGACTGACTTTCTTGGCACTCCACCTCCTGAGTCCATATCAAGG ATTAGAAATGAAAAGGCGAGGAGGTACCTTAGCAGCATGAGGAAAAAACAGCCAGTCCCTTTCTCTCAGAAGTTCCCTAAAGCTGACCCTTTGGCTCTCCGCCTTCTTGAACGCCTGCTTGCCTTTGATCCCAAAGATCGTGCATCTGCTGAAGAT GCATTATCTGATCCATACTTCAGTGGTCTGTCAAACTCAGAGCGCGAACCATCAACACAGCCAATCTCAAAGCTTGAGTTTGATTTTGAGAGAAAGAAGTTAACAAAAGATGATGTCAGAGAATTAATCTACCGAGag ATATTGGAGTATCATCCTCAGATGTTGGAGGAATACAAGCGCGGTGGTGATCAGCTTAGCTTCATGTACCCTAG TGGGGTTGATCGGTTTAAGAGGCAATTTGCttatcttgaagagaatcaaggtaAACCAGGAGCAGCAGCAGGTGGAGGAAGAAGTACTGCACTTCACAGACATCATGCTTCTTTGCCAAG agagagagttccggctCAGAATGGTGAAACTGCAGAAGAAATCAGTGATGTTGAGAGAAGAGCAGCAGCTGCTGTGGCTTCAACCTTGGAATCTGAGGAAGCAGACAATGGAGGAGGTTACAGTGCTCGTAACCTCATGAAAAGTTCCAGCATCAGCGGTTCTAAATGCATCGGTGTCCAATCTAAAACTGACAAAGAG GACACCGTAGCTGAGGCAGATGATGAAACAGTTACAGAACTTACTGATAGAGTTTCTTCTCTTCaatga
- the LOC106351424 gene encoding protein MOTHER of FT and TFL1, translating to MAASVDPLVVGRVIGDVLDMYIPTANMSVYVGPKHITNGCEIKPSAAVKPPKVNISGNPDELYTLVMTDPDAPSPSEPNMREWVHWIVVDIPGGTNPSKGKEILPYMEPKPPVGIHRYIFVLFRQISPVGLMVQQPPSRANFSTRMFAGHLDLGLPVATVYFNAQKEPASGRR from the exons ATGGCAGCTTCGGTTGATCCTTTGGTGGTTGGAAGAGTGATTGGAGATGTGTTGGACATGTACATCCCCACTGCCAACATGTCTGTCTACGTTGGCCCCAAACACATCACTAACGGCTGCGAGATCAAACCCTCCGCCGCAGTCAAGCCTCCCAAAGTCAACATCTCCGGCAACCCTGATGAGCTTTACACCCTC GTGATGACTGACCCGGACGCACCTAGCCCGAGCGAGCCGAACATGCGAGAATGGGTCCATTG GATTGTCGTGGATATCCCCGGAGGCACCAATCCATCAAAAG GAAAGGAGATACTGCCATATATGGAACCGAAACCACCGGTGGGGATTCACCGTTACatatttgtacttttccggcAGATCTCACCGGTGGGTTTGATGGTGCAGCAGCCGCCGTCACGAGCCAATTTCAGCACCCGAATGTTCGCTGGTCATCTCGATCTTGGTTTACCTGTGGCAACTGTTTACTTCAATGCCCAGAAAGAGCCAGCTTCAGGCAGACGTTAA
- the LOC125609901 gene encoding uncharacterized protein At4g04775-like, whose translation MSAASSSTTGGWRRIRTPGIPSRCWCGVGVIEIISRSNPNPYRRYYRCLFAASQRLENNNHVFKWVDEAFTDEIHQLNYQVRMLEEEVQSLKATIRNEGDIREGPKKMPMIKISGGCVLLTIVLVVGIMMYKK comes from the exons ATGTCCGCCGCTTCATCTTCCACGACCGGTGGTTGGAGACGGATACGAACTCCGGGGATACCTAGTAGGTGTTGGTGCGGGGTGGGCGTCATCGAGATCATCTCCAGAAGCAATCCAAACCCATATCGCCGGTATTATCGGTGTCTCTTTGCGGCTTCACAAAGG CTCGAGAACAACAATCATGTCTTCAAATGGGTTGACGAAGCCTTCACCGATGAAATACATCAGCTGAACTACCAAGTTCGAATGCTCGAAGAAGAAGTTCAGAGTCTCAAAGCAACAATAAGGAATGAAGGAGATATCCGCGAAGGTCCCAAAAAGATGCCCATGATAAAGATATCAGGAGGTTGTGTTCTTCTTACCATCGTTTTAGTTGTAGGAATTATGATGTACAAAAAGTAA
- the LOC106346890 gene encoding mitogen-activated protein kinase 8 isoform X1 has product MGGGGNLVDGVRRWLFQRPSSSSNIQNEPILLSSATFSNRDQSGDAGDLNELVVSEDFDFTGLKLLKVPKRNHLPMDPQKKGVQEAEFFTEYGEANRYQVQEVVGKGSYGVVASALDTHTGERVAIKKINDVFEHVSDATRILREIKLLRLLRHPDVVEIKHIMLPPSRREFRDIYVVFELMESDLHQVIKANDDLTAEHHQFFLYQLLRGLKYVHAANVFHRDLKPKNILANADCKLKICDFGLARVSFNDAPTAIFWTDYVATRWYRAPELCGSFFSKYTPAIDIWSVGCIFAEMLLGKPLFPGKNVVHQLDLMTDFLGTPPPESISRIRNEKARRYLSSMRKKQPVPFSQKFPKADPLALRLLERLLAFDPKDRASAEDALSDPYFSGLSNSEREPSTQPISKLEFDFERKKLTKDDVRELIYREILEYHPQMLEEYKRGGDQLSFMYPSGVDRFKRQFAYLEENQGKPGAAAGGGRSTALHRHHASLPRERVPAQNGETAEEISDVERRAAAAVASTLESEEADNGGGYSARNLMKSSSISGSKCIGVQSKTDKEDTVAEADDETVTELTDRVSSLQ; this is encoded by the exons ATGGGTGGTGGTGGGAATCTCGTCGACGGTGTTCGTCGTTGGCTTTTTCAgcgtccttcttcttcttccaataTTCAAAACGAACCCATTCTTCTCTCCTCTGCTACTTTTTCTAATCGAGATCAATCTGGTGACGCTGGAGATTTGAATGAGCTTGTTGTTTCTGAAGATTTCGATTTTACTGGGTTAAAGCTTCTTAAGGTTCCTAAACGTAACCACTTACCCATGGATCCTCAAAAGAAG GGTGTGCAGGAAGCTGAGTTCTTCACGGAGTATGGAGAAGCAAACAGGTACCAAGTTCAAGAAGTCGTTGGTAAAGGAAGTTATGGTGTTGTGGCTTCTGCTCTAGACACACACACTGGTGAAAGAGTTGCCATCAAGAAGATCAACGATGTCTTTGAGCATGTCTCTGATGCAACTAGGATTCTCAGAGAGATCAAGCTGCTGCGGTTGCTTCGTCATCCAGATGTTGTGGAGATCAAACACATCATGCTACCTCCTTCTCGCCGAGAGTTCAGGGATATTTACGTTGTGTTCGAGTTGATGGAGTCTGATCTCCACCAGGTGATTAAGGCCAACGATGATTTGACTGCTGAGCATCATCAGTTCTTCTTGTACCAGCTTCTCCGTGGTCTTAAATATGTTCACGCAG CTAATGTGTTTCATAGGGATTTGAAACCAAAGAACATTCTAGCTAATGCTGATTGCAAATTGAAGATATGTGATTTTGGACTCGCTCGTGTTTCTTTCAACGACGCCCCAACTGCTATATTCTGGACT GATTATGTAGCTACTAGGTGGTATCGTGCCCCTGAACTCTGCGGATCATTTTTCTCcaaa TATACTCCTGCCATTGATATCTGGAGTGTTGGTTGCATTTTTGCGGAAATGCTTTTGGGTAAGCCTTTGTTTCCGGGGAAAAACGTGGTGCACCAATTGGATCTTATGACTGACTTTCTTGGCACTCCACCTCCTGAGTCCATATCAAGG ATTAGAAATGAAAAGGCGAGGAGGTACCTTAGCAGCATGAGGAAAAAACAGCCAGTCCCTTTCTCTCAGAAGTTCCCTAAAGCTGACCCTTTGGCTCTCCGCCTTCTTGAACGCCTGCTTGCCTTTGATCCCAAAGATCGTGCATCTGCTGAAGAT GCATTATCTGATCCATACTTCAGTGGTCTGTCAAACTCAGAGCGCGAACCATCAACACAGCCAATCTCAAAGCTTGAGTTTGATTTTGAGAGAAAGAAGTTAACAAAAGATGATGTCAGAGAATTAATCTACCGAGag ATATTGGAGTATCATCCTCAGATGTTGGAGGAATACAAGCGCGGTGGTGATCAGCTTAGCTTCATGTACCCTAG TGGGGTTGATCGGTTTAAGAGGCAATTTGCttatcttgaagagaatcaaggtaAACCAGGAGCAGCAGCAGGTGGAGGAAGAAGTACTGCACTTCACAGACATCATGCTTCTTTGCCAAG agagagagttccggctCAGAATGGTGAAACTGCAGAAGAAATCAGTGATGTTGAGAGAAGAGCAGCAGCTGCTGTGGCTTCAACCTTGGAATCTGAGGAAGCAGACAATGGAGGAGGTTACAGTGCTCGTAACCTCATGAAAAGTTCCAGCATCAGCGGTTCTAAATGCATCGGTGTCCAATCTAAAACTGACAAAGAG GACACCGTAGCTGAGGCAGATGATGAAACAGTTACAGAACTTACTGATAGAGTTTCTTCTCTTCaatga
- the LOC106346889 gene encoding guanine nucleotide-binding protein subunit beta-like protein, with protein MAEGLVLKGTMRAHTDMVTAIATPIDNSDTIVSASRDKSIIVWKLTKDDKSYGVAQRRLTGHSHFVEDVVLSSDGQFALSGSWDGELRLWDLAAGVSTRRFVGHTKDVLSVAFSLDNRQIVSASRDRTIKLWNTLGECKYTIAEGGGEGHRDWVSCVRFSPNTLQPTIVSASWDKTVKVWNLSNCKLRSTLAGHTGYVNTVAVSPDGSLCASGGKDGVVLLWDLAEGKKLYSLEANSVIHALCFSPNRYWLCAATEQGIKIWDLESKSVVEDLKVDLKAEAEKSDGSGTAATKRKVIYCTSLNWSADGSTLFSGYTDGVIRVWGIGRY; from the exons ATGGCGGAAGGACTCGTTTTGAAGGGCACCATGCGTGCGCACACCGACATGGTCACCGCAATCGCCACCCCCATCGACAACTCCGACACCATCGTCTCCGCTTCCCGCGACAAATCCATCATCGTCTGGAAACTCACCAAGGACGACAAGTCCTACGGCGTAGCTCAGAGGCGTCTCACCGGCCACTCACACTTCGTCGAGGACGTCGTCCTCTCCTCCGACGGCCAGTTCGCGCTCTCCGGAAGCTGGGACGGCGAGCTCCGTCTCTGGGATCTCGCCGCCGGCGTGTCGACTCGCAGATTCGTCGGACACACTAAGGATGTCCTCTCCGTCGCGTTCTCACTCGATAACCGTCAGATCGTGTCGGCGTCTCGTGACCGTACGATCAAGCTCTGGAACACTCTGGGGGAGTGTAAGTACACTATCGCCGAGGGAGGCGGTGAGGGACACCGTGACTGGGTTAGTTGTGTTAGGTTCAGTCCCAACACGCTTCAGCCGACGATTGTGTCGGCTTCGTGGGACAAGACTGTTAAAGTGTGGAACTTGTCGAACTGTAAGCTTAGGTCGACTCTTGCTGGTCACACTGGGTATGTTAACACTGTTGCTGTTTCGCCTGATGGTTCTCTTTGCGCGAGTGGAGGCAAAGACGGTGTCGTTTTGCTGTGGGATTTGGCTGAGGGGAAGAAGCTTTACTCTCTTGAAGCTAACTCTGTGATCCACGCGCTTTGCTTTAGCCCTAACAGGTACTGGCTGTGTGCTGCGACCGAACAGGGTATTAAGATTTGGGATCTTGAGAGCAAGAGCGTTGTTGAGGACTTGAAGGTTGATCTCAAGGCCGAGGCTGAGAAGTCTGATGGTAGTGGTACTGCTGCCACCAAGAGGAAG GTTATTTACTGCACCAGCCTGAACTGGAGTGCGGATGGAAGCACTTTGTTCAGTGGTTACACCGATGGAGTTATCAGGGTTTGGGGTATTGGCCGTTACTAG